The region TGAAAGGGCAGAGCAGAAAAAATGGGATTAATCAAAGCCGCGATTTCGAGCATCGGAAGTGTATTCGGAGATCAATGGCTTGACGCAGTGAAATGCGAAGACCTCGGAAACGAAATACTAATGAAGCGCAAAATCGATCAAAAGGGAAGAAGTATTATCTCCAAAGGCAGCAGAATAATAGTAAATCCCGGACAAATAGCTCTTATAGTAGATAACGGAGCTGTAAAGGATGCAACAGCTGAGCCGGGAGCATTCACATTTGACGATTCCACCTCCCCGAGCTTTTTCGGAGGAGATTTCGGACCTGTCTTTAAAGAAATGTGGGAAAGATTCAAGTTCGGCGGAGCAATTTCAAAACAACAGGCCGTTTATTTCTTTAACGCGAAGGAAATTCTCGATAATAAATTCGGAACTGCTACGCCGATTCCATATTCAGACTGGGGGCATCCTACGTTCAATCCGAGAACTCAGTCGCTTTACGGAATGGCCGTCAATATCCGCATGTACGGAAAATACACATTTAAAATAAACAATCCCTTTGAGTTGTTGAGGAAAATCGCCGGAAACGCAGAGACATATTCCAAATCAGAGCTTGTCGATCAGATGACCAGCGAATTTCTCGCCTCGATGCAAAGTACGCTTAATTTGCTCGGTACGGCGGAGAATAAAATACCGGCGCTCGATCTCCCCAGCAAGAGCGAGCAGATCGTCAACAGCATGCATGAAAAAAGCTTTGACGAAGCGATTAAAGCGCGCGGTATCGAGATAGTGTCAGTCGCTGTGCAAAGCGTGTCCTTCGATGATGAGTCCAAGAAGAAAATCGATCAGTACGAGCTTTCGGATCCTCTTTCCCAGAGCGCTTATCTTGCTCATTCTCAGGGCGAAGCTCTCAAAAATGCCGCTTCAAATCCGTCCGGCGGCGGGAGCACAATGATGGGGATGGGAATCGGTTTCGGAGCAATGGGCGTCAATCCGATGTCTACAATGCAGCAGGGATCGCAGAACCAGATGCAGACCGGAGAGCAGATCGCGGCTGCGCTGAAGTCAAATGAAACGGCTTCATCATCCGCCGCCGACACCTGGAAATGTATCTGCGGAGCCGAAAGTAAAGGTAAATTTTGTACTCAATGCGGTGCAAAGCGTCCTGAATCTAAAATCGGGAAAACTTGGAAATGCGCCTGCGGAGCCGAAAACAGCGGTAAATTCTGCAGCGAATGCGGAGCCAAAATGCCGCCCGAAAAGCTCAAATGTTCTAAATGCGGTGCGGAGCTTGAACCGGGGACGAAATTCTGCCCGGAATGCGGCGCAAAAGCGTAAATACAGAAAGTGAATTTAAATATGAACGTATATAAAATCAAATCAAAGGCAGAGCCGTGCTTTTGCGGTGTTGAAAAAGCATACATTGATAATTCAGTCTGGGACAGGGATTACCGCCCTCTGACATACGCTCAGATAATCCTTGTTCCCGATGATGCTTTTTATATAAAACTGACCTGCCATGAGTCAAATCCGCTCAGCAGATATACAAAGTTTTATGATCCCGTTTACACCGACAGCTGTATGGAGTTTTTCGCGAATTTCGCTCCTGAAAAATCAAAGCTGTTTATTAACTGTGAAATGAATTCGCTCGGCACCTCGCTTATAGGCGTAGGCGAAGAAAGACATAACAGAAAAAAGCTGTCAGAGTTTACAGACATTCTTCCACAGGTAGAAGCCGTGCGCGAAGATGACCGTTGGTCTGTCACGATGAGATTCGAGCTTGAGACAATTTATAAAATATACGGTAAAATTGATTTTACGCCCGGATATGAATTTAAAGGCAATTTGTACAAATGCGGCGATGACACTCCCGTGCTTCATCATTTAATGTGGAATCCGGTTGAAACAGAAAAGCCGGATTTTCACAGACCGGATTTCTTCGGTGAACTCATAATAGAGTAAACATAAGGCGGCTTTGTGAAAAATCCCAAAGCCGCCATAATTAAAACAAGAAAGGTAAGAATAATGAACGGAAACTATAATTTCGGCGGTTCATATGCGAAAAAGCCGATTAATTTCGATAAAGAAAAATTCAAAAAAATAGCAATCACTGTTGTGATCGTGGTGCTTGCTCTGATATTGCTCTCAACATGCTGGTATACAGTAAAGGATTATCAGGGGGCAGTCATTACCACATTCGGAAAAGCCACTGGGACCGCTTCGGCCGGAATACATTTCAAGTTGCCGTTTGGCATCCAGAAGGTAAAGCTTGTCGATGTCAACAATATCAAAAAAATAGAAATCGGGTACTCAAGCAGCGGTGAAGCTGTCGAATCCGAAAGTAAAATGATAACAGGCGATTATAATATAGTAAATGTCGATTTTGTAGTCGAATACAAAATATCCGATCCTGTTAAGTTTTTATTTGCTTCAAAACAGCCTGAGTTGATTCTCAAAAATCTTTCACAAAGTCAGATAAGAAATGTCATTGGCTCATATAACGTAGAC is a window of Oscillospiraceae bacterium DNA encoding:
- a CDS encoding SPFH domain-containing protein, yielding MGLIKAAISSIGSVFGDQWLDAVKCEDLGNEILMKRKIDQKGRSIISKGSRIIVNPGQIALIVDNGAVKDATAEPGAFTFDDSTSPSFFGGDFGPVFKEMWERFKFGGAISKQQAVYFFNAKEILDNKFGTATPIPYSDWGHPTFNPRTQSLYGMAVNIRMYGKYTFKINNPFELLRKIAGNAETYSKSELVDQMTSEFLASMQSTLNLLGTAENKIPALDLPSKSEQIVNSMHEKSFDEAIKARGIEIVSVAVQSVSFDDESKKKIDQYELSDPLSQSAYLAHSQGEALKNAASNPSGGGSTMMGMGIGFGAMGVNPMSTMQQGSQNQMQTGEQIAAALKSNETASSSAADTWKCICGAESKGKFCTQCGAKRPESKIGKTWKCACGAENSGKFCSECGAKMPPEKLKCSKCGAELEPGTKFCPECGAKA
- a CDS encoding carbohydrate-binding family 9-like protein encodes the protein MNVYKIKSKAEPCFCGVEKAYIDNSVWDRDYRPLTYAQIILVPDDAFYIKLTCHESNPLSRYTKFYDPVYTDSCMEFFANFAPEKSKLFINCEMNSLGTSLIGVGEERHNRKKLSEFTDILPQVEAVREDDRWSVTMRFELETIYKIYGKIDFTPGYEFKGNLYKCGDDTPVLHHLMWNPVETEKPDFHRPDFFGELIIE
- the hflK gene encoding FtsH protease activity modulator HflK codes for the protein MNGNYNFGGSYAKKPINFDKEKFKKIAITVVIVVLALILLSTCWYTVKDYQGAVITTFGKATGTASAGIHFKLPFGIQKVKLVDVNNIKKIEIGYSSSGEAVESESKMITGDYNIVNVDFVVEYKISDPVKFLFASKQPELILKNLSQSQIRNVIGSYNVDSVLTDKKLEIQLEIKDLITEELSKYDIGLILLNVLIQDAEAPTDAVSQAFKNVEAARQGMETAINEANAYQNKMIPEAEAQADKLLQNAQYLKEKRINEAHEQVAMFEAMYSEYNLNPDITRARMYYEAIETALPGVKIIINTSDGSDIFKFMPLE